The following are from one region of the Chryseobacterium shigense genome:
- a CDS encoding histidine-type phosphatase, producing the protein MENSNSGQMFIQDIFDTPEQSGGISYAYPLQNIRELTPLPDGYIPFYISHFGRHGSRYLVDDNEYKHVLDTFRHANSCDALTSLGRDLYERLKIIWSVVRGNGGNLTPLGIRQLTGIAERMQRQYPEVFTANAKVTAVSTTSERCIYSMEIFCGKLKELCPGLHIAEDADPRHMDYLNYHTKEAVSFRYNPDTWIGKYKEFEKEHVNPDRLITALFSDEDYVKGSINPVSLIWDLYNIAGILQNMDISISLYDLFEKKELFDLWQCKNYSLYVQYANAAENQGMMMENAKPLLKNIIESADHIIETKDIGASFRFGHDGNIIPLAMLLHLQDFYNSISDPSEFYNAWNDFKVSPMAANIQIIFFRNEISHDVLVKFLHNEQEILIPPVESEILPYYRWQDLKEYYNSLLSTHPLPQ; encoded by the coding sequence ATGGAAAATAGTAATTCAGGACAAATGTTTATACAGGATATATTTGATACTCCCGAACAGTCAGGTGGCATCAGCTATGCCTATCCATTACAGAATATTAGAGAACTTACACCGCTTCCTGACGGATATATTCCGTTTTATATCAGTCATTTCGGACGCCACGGATCACGTTATCTGGTTGATGATAATGAATATAAGCATGTACTGGACACATTCCGGCATGCAAACTCCTGTGATGCTTTAACGTCGTTGGGAAGAGATTTGTATGAGAGATTAAAGATCATATGGTCAGTAGTCAGGGGCAATGGCGGAAACCTGACACCACTGGGAATTCGTCAGCTCACCGGGATTGCTGAACGTATGCAGAGGCAGTATCCGGAAGTTTTTACAGCCAATGCAAAGGTAACGGCTGTTTCCACTACATCAGAGCGCTGCATCTACAGTATGGAAATATTTTGCGGGAAACTGAAAGAATTATGTCCGGGTCTGCATATTGCTGAAGATGCTGATCCTAGGCATATGGATTATCTGAATTATCATACAAAAGAGGCAGTAAGTTTCAGGTATAATCCCGATACATGGATTGGAAAGTATAAGGAGTTTGAAAAAGAGCACGTCAACCCGGACAGGCTTATAACGGCACTATTTTCTGATGAAGATTATGTAAAAGGAAGTATAAATCCTGTTTCTTTGATTTGGGATCTGTACAACATAGCCGGTATTCTACAAAATATGGATATTTCCATTTCATTGTATGATCTTTTTGAAAAGAAAGAGCTTTTCGATCTCTGGCAATGTAAAAATTACAGCCTGTATGTTCAGTATGCCAACGCAGCCGAAAATCAGGGTATGATGATGGAAAATGCCAAGCCGCTTCTGAAGAATATCATTGAAAGTGCCGACCATATCATTGAAACAAAAGATATTGGAGCATCATTCCGTTTTGGGCACGATGGAAATATCATTCCTCTGGCCATGCTCCTGCATCTTCAGGATTTTTATAACAGTATTTCAGACCCTTCGGAATTTTATAATGCCTGGAATGATTTTAAAGTTTCGCCTATGGCTGCTAACATTCAGATTATATTTTTCAGGAATGAAATATCCCATGATGTTCTTGTTAAATTTTTGCATAACGAACAGGAGATTCTCATCCCTCCGGTGGAAAGCGAGATACTTCCATACTATCGCTGGCAGGATTTAAAAGAATATTATAATTCTCTCTTGAGTACACATCCACTGCCGCAATAA
- a CDS encoding SusC/RagA family TonB-linked outer membrane protein codes for MKKTIISVILLVIAGLPVAQGQTVQAPQMIQKKENKVSIIKVFEKLSKVSKIPFLYSSTDFKDVFVDKSEMNYSSLENSLDLLKKNYPIEYEIKNNTVVLRKTKPRLSEVSIASDTITTPIQEKKIDEIVVIGYGKVKKSDATGSLTTVKIDSENDGSPVSAQEALTGKSAGVNIISPGGAPGAGSTIRIRGGSSLSASNDPLIVIDGIAIDNSSISGSGNILGMINPNDIETYTILKDASSTAIYGSRASNGVIIITTKKGSKKTRYQYSSTTKVSYNPNMLDVLSGDEYRNFIKNSYAGNPAVINGLGTYSTDWQKQIYRTALSNDQNFSMTGAIKEIPYRLSLGYTNQEGIIRKNAYERMNLSLNLNPSFFNKHLNINLNYKPSIENNDFVSNPAGGAASFDPTRPVYDSSSQYGLGYFIWTDASGKPITLAGANPVSILDLRKDESQVIRHIGNIQLDYKIHGFEDLKLNVNAGFDVLKSNGDIFVPDNAPLAWTSIGNDGQGLTEKYVQKKNNLQFDAYANYTKTLANHKIDLMGGYSWQRFWKSYDDNQTNLTGTKIYRDITTQSEYYLVSFYGRLNYSYKDRYLFTATLRNDGSSRFSKENHWGLFPSAAFAWKINEEEFLKGNNFFSDLKLRLSYGKTGQQDIGGDYEWMQTYTFSQSNALYQLGNQYYQTIRPNGYDPNLKWETSSTYNVGLDFGILKNRISGTLEVYKRTTDDLLNKISVAAGSNLTNMIFTNIGSMENRGVELSLNTIPVKNDNWQWNLDMNVTFNKSEITKLTLVDSPNYGVNIGNVSGSTAGTIQIHSVGYSPYTFYLYQQEYDANNNPIEGKYKGGLVKDKNPMPKSYLGISSKLSYKNWYFGFNGHANFGNYVYNNIKSKDYKTKVYSGNGTYSNILSYTAEQGFNDLQLYSDFFLENASFFRMDNITLGHHFKNISSKFDLGVNLSVQNAFVITNYSGLDPEVYLGIDNNIYSRPRSFLFGLNINFK; via the coding sequence ATGAAAAAAACAATAATATCCGTAATATTATTGGTTATTGCCGGATTGCCTGTTGCCCAGGGACAAACCGTGCAGGCACCGCAAATGATTCAAAAAAAAGAGAATAAAGTATCTATCATAAAAGTTTTTGAAAAACTCAGTAAGGTCTCCAAAATTCCTTTTCTTTATTCCAGCACAGACTTCAAAGATGTTTTTGTGGATAAAAGCGAAATGAATTATTCCTCTCTGGAAAACTCACTTGATCTTCTTAAAAAGAACTACCCGATAGAATATGAAATAAAAAACAATACGGTAGTTCTCCGGAAAACCAAACCAAGACTATCCGAAGTTTCCATAGCATCAGATACCATTACAACGCCTATCCAGGAAAAAAAGATTGATGAAATTGTTGTTATAGGATACGGAAAAGTGAAAAAATCAGATGCTACAGGCTCCCTTACCACTGTAAAAATTGACAGCGAAAATGATGGAAGCCCTGTTTCTGCACAGGAAGCATTAACAGGAAAATCTGCCGGAGTCAACATTATTTCTCCCGGAGGAGCTCCCGGAGCTGGTTCTACCATCAGGATCAGAGGAGGCTCTTCACTTTCAGCCAGTAACGATCCCCTTATCGTAATCGACGGGATTGCCATAGACAATTCTTCTATTTCAGGCTCCGGCAATATCCTGGGAATGATCAACCCCAATGATATTGAAACCTATACCATTTTGAAAGATGCTTCCTCCACTGCAATTTACGGTTCAAGAGCATCTAACGGTGTCATCATTATTACCACCAAAAAAGGAAGTAAAAAAACCAGATATCAGTACTCTTCCACAACGAAGGTCAGCTACAATCCAAATATGCTTGATGTATTAAGTGGAGATGAGTACAGAAATTTCATTAAAAACAGTTATGCAGGAAATCCCGCCGTAATTAATGGATTAGGCACTTATTCTACCGATTGGCAGAAGCAAATCTACCGTACGGCTCTAAGTAATGATCAGAATTTCAGCATGACCGGGGCCATCAAAGAAATTCCATACCGTTTATCTTTAGGATATACCAACCAGGAAGGAATCATCCGGAAAAATGCCTATGAAAGAATGAACCTGAGCCTTAACCTGAATCCTTCTTTCTTCAACAAACACCTGAATATAAACCTGAACTATAAACCAAGCATTGAAAATAACGATTTTGTATCCAATCCTGCAGGCGGAGCAGCGTCTTTTGACCCTACCCGCCCTGTTTATGACAGCTCCAGTCAATACGGGTTGGGATATTTTATCTGGACCGATGCTTCCGGAAAACCCATTACCCTTGCCGGTGCAAATCCCGTTTCCATCCTCGATTTAAGAAAAGATGAATCCCAGGTAATCCGCCATATCGGAAATATACAGCTGGATTATAAAATTCATGGTTTTGAAGATCTGAAATTAAATGTAAATGCAGGTTTTGATGTATTAAAAAGTAACGGTGATATCTTCGTTCCGGATAATGCTCCGCTTGCCTGGACTTCCATAGGAAATGACGGACAGGGTCTTACAGAAAAATATGTCCAGAAGAAAAACAACCTGCAGTTTGATGCTTACGCCAATTACACCAAAACCTTAGCCAATCATAAAATCGATCTGATGGGAGGGTATTCATGGCAGAGATTCTGGAAAAGCTATGATGATAACCAGACGAATCTTACCGGAACTAAAATTTACAGGGATATCACTACCCAATCGGAATATTATCTTGTTTCATTTTATGGGCGTTTAAATTACAGCTACAAAGACCGTTACCTGTTTACTGCAACATTAAGAAATGACGGTTCTTCACGTTTTTCCAAAGAAAACCATTGGGGACTTTTCCCTTCTGCAGCTTTTGCATGGAAAATCAATGAAGAGGAATTTCTGAAAGGCAATAATTTCTTTTCCGATCTTAAACTAAGGCTGAGTTATGGTAAAACGGGCCAACAGGACATCGGAGGAGATTATGAATGGATGCAAACCTATACTTTCAGTCAGTCTAATGCATTATACCAGCTTGGGAACCAGTACTATCAAACCATCCGCCCGAACGGATATGATCCGAATCTTAAATGGGAAACCTCATCAACCTATAATGTAGGATTAGATTTCGGAATTTTAAAAAACAGAATTTCCGGAACACTGGAAGTTTATAAAAGAACTACCGATGACCTGCTGAATAAAATCTCTGTTGCAGCAGGCTCCAACCTTACGAACATGATCTTTACCAATATCGGCTCCATGGAAAACAGAGGTGTAGAACTTAGCCTTAATACAATTCCGGTTAAAAATGATAACTGGCAATGGAACCTGGATATGAATGTTACCTTTAACAAATCAGAAATTACCAAACTTACCCTTGTTGACAGCCCCAATTACGGTGTGAATATTGGAAATGTTTCAGGCTCAACTGCCGGAACTATCCAAATTCATTCCGTGGGGTATTCTCCTTATACATTCTATCTTTATCAGCAGGAATATGACGCCAACAACAATCCCATTGAAGGTAAATACAAAGGCGGACTGGTAAAAGATAAAAATCCTATGCCTAAATCTTACCTGGGAATTTCTTCAAAGCTAAGCTACAAAAACTGGTATTTTGGATTCAACGGGCATGCTAACTTCGGGAATTATGTTTATAATAACATAAAATCCAAAGATTACAAAACCAAAGTATATTCCGGAAACGGCACTTATTCCAATATCTTAAGCTATACGGCAGAGCAGGGGTTCAATGATTTGCAGCTCTATTCTGATTTTTTCCTGGAAAATGCTTCGTTCTTCCGTATGGATAATATCACACTGGGCCATCATTTCAAAAACATCAGCAGTAAATTTGACTTAGGGGTAAACCTTTCTGTTCAGAATGCTTTCGTTATTACCAATTACAGCGGCCTTGACCCGGAAGTATATCTGGGAATCGACAATAATATATATTCCAGACCGCGCTCTTTCCTGTTCGGACTTAATATTAATTTTAAATAA
- a CDS encoding CotH kinase family protein: MEEIQNQFTNPNLSKIFDVNDLPSVTLEIQEADWNHLLFEFDNDPTVNTWVRGTFLFEGSKNLPNQRLENVSLRVRGNSSRARPEGNPGEPHKPGHSVWRQASFALNFGHTRFNPPPGQTFLGLSRLDLKFTREDPTRIRELYCFDLYQRAEVYTGPLMSLCKFYIKVIAESSGLQSPPAYFGLYKLKEFIEDDYLEDRKALFNDNVPGPYIPFLWKGDAPATLNNPHDVPNRDIYDLRTNTGQRATANAQLVRFITDLTTKEGNDLKNWAESIMDVPLLMKTYIINVVCGNMDDYWFNANNFNFYFNTHGKFFFIPNDFDTTLGTGWGLDAGRQNMYNWGSQYHPLIHKLLSIPEFRRFYIDAFMALVSGPFHANNSVPRIEGWHRLVKDYIWDETIHFGCHNADAGCVIGKQGSASQTAFEDSVAWWSASYNKNYRLLQRGANNFFEVSGNPLRFITDTI, translated from the coding sequence ATGGAAGAAATTCAAAATCAATTTACAAATCCCAATTTATCTAAAATATTTGATGTCAACGATTTACCATCAGTAACTCTGGAGATACAGGAAGCAGACTGGAACCACCTTCTGTTCGAATTCGATAATGATCCTACTGTCAATACATGGGTTCGCGGAACATTCCTTTTTGAAGGAAGTAAAAATTTACCCAATCAAAGACTTGAGAATGTTTCCTTAAGGGTAAGAGGAAATTCAAGCCGTGCAAGACCTGAGGGAAATCCGGGGGAACCTCATAAGCCCGGGCATTCGGTATGGCGCCAGGCCAGCTTTGCCCTTAACTTTGGCCACACCAGGTTTAATCCGCCACCAGGCCAGACTTTTCTGGGACTATCCAGGCTCGATTTAAAATTTACCCGTGAAGATCCTACCCGAATCAGGGAATTGTACTGTTTTGACCTATACCAACGGGCAGAAGTTTATACCGGACCCTTAATGAGCTTATGTAAATTCTATATCAAAGTGATAGCGGAAAGTTCAGGCTTACAGTCGCCGCCGGCTTATTTTGGGCTTTATAAACTGAAAGAATTTATTGAAGACGATTATCTTGAAGACCGTAAAGCATTATTTAATGATAATGTACCCGGGCCATATATACCTTTTCTCTGGAAAGGAGACGCCCCGGCAACTTTGAATAATCCGCATGATGTACCCAACAGGGATATTTATGACCTGAGGACAAATACAGGCCAGCGTGCAACAGCTAATGCCCAACTGGTAAGATTTATTACAGATTTAACAACCAAAGAAGGGAATGATCTTAAAAACTGGGCTGAAAGTATAATGGATGTACCTCTACTGATGAAAACATATATTATTAATGTAGTGTGTGGTAATATGGATGACTATTGGTTTAATGCCAATAATTTCAATTTTTACTTCAATACCCATGGAAAATTCTTTTTCATCCCGAATGATTTTGATACAACATTAGGAACCGGATGGGGATTAGATGCGGGAAGACAGAATATGTACAATTGGGGAAGTCAGTATCATCCGCTGATTCATAAATTACTTAGCATACCGGAGTTCAGGAGATTTTATATTGATGCTTTCATGGCCCTGGTTAGTGGTCCTTTTCATGCCAACAACAGTGTTCCGCGTATAGAAGGCTGGCACCGTTTGGTTAAGGATTATATCTGGGACGAAACTATTCATTTTGGCTGTCACAATGCTGATGCCGGATGCGTTATAGGAAAACAGGGAAGTGCCTCTCAAACGGCATTTGAAGACAGTGTAGCCTGGTGGAGTGCATCGTATAATAAAAATTACCGCCTTCTGCAAAGAGGAGCGAACAACTTTTTCGAGGTAAGCGGAAACCCACTCCGTTTCATAACAGACACAATTTGA
- a CDS encoding RNA polymerase sigma factor: MESLFEELYSKYKHQVYFFVKKYIHGQEDIEDVVQDIFVHVWKHRDSLSKNAEAIVFKTAKQEIANFFRKNRLSFVDLKENAVLDFEKEDYDEDEQLLRSEEIKNLLHLIPEKSKDYFLKHKVDGLSYSQIAKENNISKNAVAKHVNKVLQLLKARLNIFFF, translated from the coding sequence GTGGAATCTTTATTTGAGGAATTATATTCGAAATACAAGCATCAGGTCTATTTTTTCGTGAAAAAATACATTCACGGACAGGAGGATATTGAGGATGTTGTACAGGATATTTTTGTTCATGTATGGAAACACAGAGACTCTTTAAGCAAAAATGCAGAGGCAATAGTCTTTAAAACAGCGAAACAGGAAATCGCCAATTTTTTTAGAAAAAACAGGCTTTCATTTGTTGATCTTAAAGAAAACGCCGTTCTGGATTTTGAAAAGGAAGACTATGATGAGGACGAGCAGTTGCTCCGTTCCGAAGAAATCAAAAACTTATTACACCTTATCCCGGAAAAAAGCAAAGACTATTTTCTGAAGCATAAAGTAGACGGGCTAAGCTATTCCCAGATTGCGAAAGAAAACAATATTTCCAAGAATGCCGTTGCCAAGCACGTTAATAAAGTATTGCAGCTTTTAAAGGCGCGTCTGAATATATTTTTCTTTTAG
- a CDS encoding RagB/SusD family nutrient uptake outer membrane protein, with protein MKRLYIFPLLLWIFTITSCVNDLDTAPIDPNIVTTEQVYSNPDNYKGVLAKCYASLCLSGQEGPTGDPDMSNFDEGYSSFIRLAFYIQILTTDEAIMGSQTNGLRQLATNSWDSNTAILNGYYARLYQIIGYTNEFLRQTTDQKLQERGHTDPNFKQQVSNFRAEARFLRAYSYWVLLDTYGKVPFVTDSDKLDPQFLPKQILPADLYAYIEKELKEIEVLLPDTNEYGRVDKTAANFLLSRLYLNAQTYTKTAQWNKASEYAEKVIASHYSLSPKYLYNFLADNNTSPEIIWSLNMDGIKSKTYGGTTFFVLAQTGGTMLNYLKMGIAGGWGNIRVRPEFVNKFQAADQNFDPADPNAFAKNDSRALFFNIGHKKTIAALPGTFQDGYAFTKWRNTDKNGVAGSDAAYVDTDFPMFRLSEAYLTAAEAYFRSGNSSQALNYINIIRNRAYNNGTGTISLSDLNLDFILDERSRELSWELMRRTDLIRFNKFTPGDYVWSWKGNTQTGKAVDAKFNIFPLPSADITANPNLVQNEGY; from the coding sequence ATGAAACGTCTATACATATTCCCTTTACTACTTTGGATCTTCACTATAACTTCCTGTGTTAATGATCTGGACACTGCGCCTATCGATCCGAATATTGTAACTACAGAACAGGTATATTCCAATCCGGATAACTATAAGGGAGTTCTTGCAAAATGTTATGCCTCATTATGTCTCAGCGGACAGGAAGGCCCAACCGGAGATCCGGATATGAGTAATTTTGATGAAGGGTACAGTTCATTTATCCGTCTGGCTTTTTATATTCAGATTCTCACAACCGATGAGGCTATAATGGGCTCTCAGACTAATGGATTGAGGCAGCTGGCAACTAATTCATGGGATTCAAACACAGCAATTCTCAACGGTTATTATGCAAGATTATATCAAATTATAGGCTACACCAACGAATTTTTAAGGCAGACAACCGATCAGAAATTACAGGAAAGAGGACATACAGATCCGAATTTCAAACAGCAGGTAAGTAATTTCAGAGCAGAAGCCCGCTTCTTAAGAGCATACTCCTATTGGGTATTGCTGGATACTTACGGAAAAGTACCTTTTGTAACGGATTCTGACAAACTTGATCCGCAATTTCTTCCCAAACAGATTTTACCTGCTGATTTATATGCCTATATAGAAAAAGAGTTAAAAGAAATTGAAGTACTTCTTCCGGATACCAATGAATATGGAAGAGTAGATAAAACGGCAGCCAATTTCCTTCTGTCAAGACTGTACCTGAACGCCCAGACCTATACAAAAACTGCCCAATGGAATAAAGCTTCAGAGTATGCAGAAAAAGTAATAGCCAGCCATTACAGCCTTTCTCCCAAATATCTCTATAATTTCCTTGCAGACAATAATACTTCCCCGGAAATCATCTGGTCACTGAACATGGATGGGATAAAATCCAAAACATACGGAGGAACCACTTTTTTTGTACTGGCTCAAACGGGAGGAACCATGCTTAATTACCTGAAAATGGGAATTGCAGGAGGCTGGGGAAATATTCGCGTGCGTCCGGAATTTGTAAATAAATTTCAGGCAGCAGACCAGAATTTTGATCCGGCAGATCCCAATGCATTTGCAAAAAATGACAGCAGGGCTTTATTCTTCAACATCGGACATAAAAAAACAATTGCAGCACTTCCCGGAACTTTCCAGGACGGATATGCATTTACGAAATGGAGAAATACAGATAAAAATGGTGTTGCAGGATCAGATGCAGCATATGTAGATACGGATTTTCCGATGTTCCGTCTATCTGAAGCCTATTTAACGGCTGCTGAAGCCTACTTTAGATCAGGAAATTCTTCCCAGGCACTTAATTATATAAATATCATCCGAAACAGGGCATACAACAATGGAACTGGCACCATTTCCCTTTCTGACCTTAATCTCGATTTTATTTTAGATGAAAGATCAAGAGAGCTTTCCTGGGAGCTTATGAGGAGAACTGACCTTATCCGTTTTAACAAATTTACTCCCGGAGATTATGTATGGAGCTGGAAAGGAAATACACAAACCGGAAAAGCAGTAGATGCAAAATTCAATATTTTCCCGCTTCCTTCTGCTGATATTACGGCAAATCCTAATTTAGTTCAGAATGAAGGCTATTAA
- a CDS encoding response regulator transcription factor produces MKKIILIEDETSVVSFIKKGLQENGYEVSVAFDGRTGVQLVQTNDFDMVILDIMLPEMNGLDVCKEIRKTNQHVPILFLTALGTSENIVLGLESGGDDYLVKPFKFIELVARVKSLLRRSHGISPQETSEPEPDSEHIFQFSDLIVNDYTKRVTRAGDEISLTSTEYKLLLYFLNNPEKVISRAEILDAVWGVNYELGTNVVDVYVNYLRKKLDSQDDNKLIHTVIGMGYVLKKN; encoded by the coding sequence ATGAAAAAGATTATCCTCATCGAAGACGAAACCAGCGTTGTATCTTTTATAAAAAAAGGACTTCAGGAAAACGGGTACGAAGTTTCCGTAGCTTTTGACGGACGTACAGGTGTACAGCTGGTACAGACAAACGATTTCGATATGGTAATTCTGGACATTATGCTTCCGGAAATGAACGGTCTTGATGTCTGCAAAGAGATCAGAAAAACCAATCAGCATGTTCCTATTCTGTTTCTGACGGCTTTGGGAACCTCCGAAAATATTGTGCTGGGGCTGGAAAGCGGAGGTGATGATTATCTGGTAAAGCCCTTCAAATTTATTGAATTGGTAGCCCGTGTGAAGTCTCTGCTAAGAAGAAGTCATGGGATCAGTCCGCAGGAAACTTCTGAGCCAGAGCCGGATAGTGAACATATATTCCAGTTTTCAGATCTGATCGTTAATGATTACACAAAAAGAGTGACCCGGGCCGGAGATGAAATTTCTTTAACCTCTACAGAATATAAATTATTGCTGTATTTCCTGAATAATCCCGAAAAAGTAATTTCAAGGGCCGAAATCCTGGATGCAGTCTGGGGGGTAAATTATGAACTGGGAACAAATGTAGTAGATGTTTACGTGAATTATTTAAGGAAAAAACTGGATAGCCAGGATGATAATAAGTTGATTCATACAGTAATAGGAATGGGGTACGTGCTCAAAAAAAATTGA
- a CDS encoding FecR family protein, with translation MEEEHYKKNWEETYRENQTIDPQTDARIKAGINRKIKAGNRSKKIYWAAAAAVFIIAGFIFYSSPSHVSSKITVPQPYLSVDYTKRVELPDGSIIILDPHSTLTLSPDFGKTDRKIKFTGKATFSIAKDKSRPFRLNAGDFTVQVLGTKFFLDQTKGKQKVELLEGKVKINHKGKITYLLPNEAWNQNEENIVRTYYAADVKRNFSFEDENFEKIIAELEDVYNIRITYPQQYSNKKIKGTFSGNLDEVLSAICYPFNLNSQKKSTHEIELK, from the coding sequence ATGGAAGAAGAACATTACAAGAAGAACTGGGAAGAAACTTACAGGGAAAACCAGACGATAGATCCGCAGACAGATGCCCGGATCAAAGCTGGTATCAACAGGAAAATAAAAGCCGGGAACAGGTCTAAAAAAATATACTGGGCTGCAGCAGCGGCTGTTTTCATAATTGCCGGTTTCATCTTTTACTCTTCTCCTTCGCATGTTTCATCAAAAATCACAGTACCTCAGCCCTATCTGAGCGTTGATTACACCAAACGGGTAGAGCTTCCCGACGGAAGCATCATTATTCTGGACCCGCACAGTACCCTCACATTGTCTCCTGATTTTGGTAAAACAGACAGGAAAATTAAATTTACGGGTAAAGCAACTTTCAGCATTGCAAAAGATAAATCCAGGCCATTCAGGTTAAATGCAGGAGATTTTACAGTACAGGTATTGGGAACAAAGTTTTTCCTGGACCAGACGAAGGGTAAACAAAAAGTAGAACTGCTGGAAGGAAAAGTAAAAATAAACCATAAAGGAAAGATCACATACCTCCTGCCTAATGAAGCGTGGAACCAGAACGAGGAAAATATTGTCCGCACATATTATGCCGCAGATGTAAAAAGAAACTTCTCTTTTGAGGATGAAAATTTTGAAAAGATCATAGCCGAACTGGAAGATGTTTATAACATCAGGATCACTTATCCTCAACAATACAGTAATAAAAAGATAAAAGGTACATTTTCCGGAAATCTGGATGAAGTATTATCTGCAATATGCTATCCGTTCAATCTTAATTCGCAAAAAAAATCAACCCATGAGATAGAATTAAAATAA
- a CDS encoding histidine-type phosphatase, with amino-acid sequence MRKTERIFTRKDNKKISLEAPKNILFMITLNSQLRRFQSLFLFAAVILCNAQTSKEEIFSDIRKTGGVYYVYPNPASTPPPPPAGYQPFYISHYGRHGSRWLINDKDFSGALEILKKASENNALTETGKSALQRLQHIWALAEGHNGDLTQVGAMQQKQISQRMVKNNPQVFEGNSIVTAKSTLVPRCILSMAYFTNELVIKNPKLQLNMESSDKYMKYLNHHTKESIDFRSNDSFWQEEKRKFKQETLQSDRFIKNIFNNEEYVYKNINPEKLIEAFYWIASDMQNLETDISFYDLFTKEELFNIYQGINYQTYVNDGPSPLSKGLVKNNAIPLVKNILEEAENYIKNNTNGASLRFGHDGNIIPLLAFLNVNGMNKEETDPKEVYKIWNTFQAAPMAANFQMIFYRNKQNEVLVKFLLNENEVKIPVQTSRFPYYPWQDVKAYLKKLTNS; translated from the coding sequence ATGAGAAAGACTGAAAGAATATTTACCCGAAAAGACAATAAAAAAATATCTTTGGAAGCTCCGAAAAACATTTTGTTTATGATCACCTTAAACTCACAATTAAGGCGGTTTCAGTCTCTTTTTTTATTTGCGGCTGTAATTCTTTGCAATGCCCAAACGTCTAAGGAAGAAATATTTTCAGATATCCGTAAAACAGGCGGAGTGTATTATGTTTATCCGAATCCCGCAAGTACCCCTCCCCCTCCTCCTGCAGGCTATCAACCCTTTTATATCAGTCATTATGGACGTCATGGATCCAGATGGCTCATCAATGACAAAGATTTTTCCGGAGCCCTTGAAATCCTGAAAAAAGCTTCTGAGAATAATGCATTAACGGAAACTGGCAAATCTGCCCTCCAACGGCTTCAGCATATCTGGGCACTGGCAGAAGGACACAACGGCGACCTTACCCAGGTTGGAGCAATGCAGCAGAAACAGATTTCACAAAGAATGGTCAAAAATAATCCACAGGTTTTTGAAGGAAATTCCATCGTTACAGCAAAATCTACCCTGGTTCCGAGATGCATTCTGAGCATGGCGTATTTCACCAATGAACTGGTCATCAAAAATCCCAAACTACAGCTGAATATGGAATCTTCCGATAAGTATATGAAATATCTTAACCATCACACGAAAGAATCTATAGATTTCCGTTCAAATGATAGCTTCTGGCAGGAGGAGAAAAGAAAATTCAAGCAGGAAACCCTTCAGTCTGACAGGTTTATCAAAAATATTTTCAACAATGAAGAATATGTTTACAAAAATATAAATCCGGAAAAACTGATAGAAGCATTTTACTGGATAGCCAGCGATATGCAGAACCTTGAAACAGATATTTCTTTTTATGACCTGTTCACAAAAGAGGAACTTTTCAATATTTACCAGGGCATAAATTATCAGACGTATGTAAATGACGGTCCTTCGCCTCTTAGCAAAGGGCTTGTAAAGAACAATGCCATTCCATTGGTAAAAAATATCCTGGAAGAAGCTGAAAATTATATTAAAAACAATACAAACGGTGCCTCATTGCGTTTCGGGCACGACGGAAATATCATTCCTTTACTTGCTTTTTTGAATGTAAATGGGATGAATAAAGAAGAAACAGACCCAAAAGAAGTTTATAAAATCTGGAATACTTTCCAGGCCGCTCCAATGGCCGCTAATTTTCAAATGATTTTTTACAGGAATAAGCAAAATGAAGTTCTGGTGAAATTTCTTCTCAATGAAAATGAAGTTAAGATCCCGGTTCAGACCAGCCGTTTTCCGTACTATCCCTGGCAGGATGTAAAAGCATATCTGAAAAAGCTCACCAATTCTTAA